A genomic region of Cyprinus carpio isolate SPL01 chromosome B13, ASM1834038v1, whole genome shotgun sequence contains the following coding sequences:
- the hps1 gene encoding Hermansky-Pudlak syndrome 1 protein, translating into MKCLLLANESAEVLFYWTDTEFEQRVQEQYGVSQEEGERLPAFEDSINTLFAPIIISCSTMVDRLGDNYTSFSTENNHIYVLHQFEECLYIAVNGDGDETEEDLKRKIFVMKKLTEIMFGMVTFSGALLRKELRPQDTEQRNRLWKKLRSLLETYSRLRENDQSFLVEAVERLIHPTLCEQCIEFLERRLVQQINSNMDRMGEEVLHAFILVHTKLLAFYSSRNASNLYSSDLLALIILVQDLYPSKINLDETSEELESSSVPEVFYTPEPSPPERESVRQRGDSPPVFQFVDPDVQMAEDSLQTLEAPTPDPSAPSRVFLESKECPMPHSMYCLPLWPGITLVLLTKIPNSHVATSVCYFLEAFVKLEKRLCEGHEGAAAMRGQPSVQEQRSRLEKLIKTWAGMDIQTSQLQNAWTDFKNKAFSRSGSGFTRDLLPSCRNMKTQLCGVYRQFFAAECMGSSQRLAPHLQERALSMVQEKLMDWKDFLLVKSKRNITMVSYLEEFPGLIHFIYVDRSNGQMIAPSLNVTDRTVSELGKGPLADFIKKKVWSLVATAQRYLQKGYATVTLRDGDYFYCYFLWFENETGYKLEVIDIPSSPDDGAPVGMLTCDYYRKLLRYYSKKHQNEVVKCYELFTVHLGVIPNEYILQHCSQLARKLWEPTRIPLL; encoded by the exons ATGAAGTGTCTTCTGTTGGCCAATGAGAGCGCAGAGGTTCTGTTCTACTGGACTGACACCGAGTTCGAGCAGCGGGTTCAGGAGCAGTATGGAGTTTCCCAGGAGGAAGGAGAACGA CTGCCTGCGTTTGAAGACAGCATTAACACTCTCTTCGCACCCATCATCATCTCCTGTAGCACCATGGTGGACCGACTCGGGGACAATTACACCTCCTTTAGCACAGAAAACAATCATATCTATGTTCTGCATCAG TTTGAGGAATGTCTGTACATTGCTGTGAATGGAGACGGAGATGAGACAGAAGAGGATTTGAAAAGAAAGATCTTTGTGATGAAGAAACTCACAGAAATCATGTTTGGCATGGTGACGTTCAGCGGTGCCCTCTTGAGGAAAGA atTGCGCCCTCAAGATACAGAGCAAAGGAACCGCTTGTGGAAGAAGCTACGAAGCCTTTTGGAAACATACAGCCGCTTGCGAGAGAATGACCAAAGCTTTTTAGTAGAG GCGGTGGAAAGGTTGATCCACCCGACCCTTTGTGAGCAGTGCATCGAGTTTCTGGAGCGTCGTCTGGTGCAGCAGATCAACAGCAACATGGACAGAATGGGCGAGGAGGTGTTACATGCTTTCATACTGGTGCACACCAAACTGCTGGCCTTCTACTCCAG TCGAAATGCCAGCAATCTATACTCCTCTGATCTCCTGGCTCTGATCATCCTGGTGCAGGATCTCTATCCCAGCAAAATCAACCTAGATGAAACTTCTGAG GAGTTAGAGAGCAGTTCAGTTCCTGAGGTATTCTACACACCCGAGCCCTCTCCTCCTGAACGGGAATCAG TCCGACAAAGAGGTGACAGTCCTCCTGTCTTCCAGTTTGTAGATCCTGACGTTCAG ATGGCCGAGGACAGTCTGCAAACTCTTGAAGCTCCAACCCCTGACCCTTCAGCCCCATCCAGAGTATTCCTGGAATCCAAAGAGTGTCCCATGCCTCACTCCATGTATTGCCTACCTCTCTGGCCGGGAATAACTCTAGTGCTGCTTACcaag ATTCCCAACAGTCATGTGGCAACATCTGTATGCTACTTCCTGGAAGCTTTCGTGAAGTTAGAGAAGCGGTTATGTGAGGGCCATGAAGGGGCTGCAGCCATGCGGGGTCAGCCCTCTGTCCAGGAGCAGCGGAGCAGACTGGAGAAGTTAATCAAAACCTGGGCCGGCATGGACATTCAG ACCTCCCAACTTCAAAATGCGTGGACAGACTTTAAGAACAAGGCGTTTAGCAGATCAGGATCTGGATTCACAAGAGA TTTGCTGCCCTCTTGTCGAAACATGAAGACTCAGTTGTGTGGAGTGTACAGGCAGTTTTTTGCAGCTGAGTGCATGGGCAGCAGTCAGCGATTGGCTCCTCATCTGCAAGAACGAGCTCTGAGCATGGTCCA AGAGAAGTTAATGGACTGGAAGGATTTTCTGCTGGTGAAAAGCAAAAGAAATATCACAATGGTGTC ATACTTGGAGGAGTTCCCAGGTCTCATCCACTTTATCTACGTGGACCGTTCAAATGGTCAGATGATTGCACCCTCCCTAAATGTGACAGATCGCACTGTCTCCGAGCTCGGAAAGGGGCCTCTAGCTGACTTCATAAAGAAAAAG GTTTGGAGTCTTGTTGCAACAGCACAGCGGTATTTGCAAAAGGGTTACGCCACCGTAACGCTCCGGGATGGGGATTATTTCTACTGTTACTTCCTGTGGTTTGAAAATGAAACG GGTTACAAACTGGAAGTGATAGACATACCCAGCTCCCCAGATGATGGCGCTCCAGTAGGAATGCTCACCTGTGATTATTACAG GAAGCTGCTGCGGTATTACAGCAAAAAACATCAGAATGAGGTGGTGAAGTGTTATGAACTGTTTACTGTGCATCTGGGTGTGATCCCCAATGAATATATTCTTCAGCACTGCAGTCAGCTGGCCCGTAAGCTGTGGGAGCCCACCCGTATCCCGCTCCTGTGA